From one Candidatus Wallbacteria bacterium genomic stretch:
- a CDS encoding radical SAM protein, whose product MTEKLKILLVQPAWESLGYRRKIKIDERKIHPLSVGVVAALCGTHAVRIIDEALERVPWTEKYDLVGISANTYTAPRAFELADRFRKLRIPVVLGGHHTSFLPDECLQHADSLVVGDAEDTWPQLLEDFQAGGMKQRYTSGFDQSGKSIPSPRRDLFFRTKRTAAYCQVSRGCDNRCRFCYLQYLPCKKMRYRDPEEVRRELLTIQEEIILFVDDNLFCDRKYCLDFFKLITPLKKKWWIQAPTSLHSDDELISAMAASGCFSVSIGFQTSTNLNNQNESIYQNNTDNYQKLVKLLHKHVILVDGTFIFGFDGDTKNIFKNTGRLIRRIGLDTYTFYFLTPYPGTDYYSSLKAEGRLIENSTARFDWDHVVVKPEKMTENELRLGVKRLYRNLDMRYYLQSAIRRFKMYRRVFTTWSLFKFLLSLSRNYLSSQIDPD is encoded by the coding sequence TTGACAGAAAAACTTAAGATTCTTCTGGTCCAGCCTGCCTGGGAAAGCCTGGGTTACAGGCGGAAGATCAAGATCGACGAGCGGAAGATACACCCGCTTTCCGTAGGTGTAGTAGCTGCGCTTTGCGGTACACATGCTGTCAGAATAATCGACGAAGCCCTGGAAAGGGTGCCCTGGACTGAGAAATATGATCTGGTCGGGATCTCGGCCAACACTTATACGGCCCCCAGGGCCTTTGAGTTAGCCGACAGATTCCGGAAACTGAGGATTCCTGTTGTCCTGGGAGGACATCACACCTCATTCCTGCCTGACGAATGCCTGCAGCATGCGGACAGTCTAGTAGTCGGCGATGCCGAAGACACCTGGCCGCAACTCCTGGAGGATTTTCAGGCAGGCGGCATGAAGCAGAGATACACTTCAGGTTTTGACCAATCCGGAAAATCCATTCCTTCTCCCAGGCGGGATCTCTTCTTCAGAACGAAGCGCACTGCTGCCTATTGTCAGGTTTCCAGGGGCTGTGATAACCGCTGCAGATTCTGCTATTTGCAGTATCTACCCTGTAAAAAGATGCGCTACAGGGACCCTGAAGAAGTCCGCAGGGAGCTTCTGACCATTCAGGAAGAAATCATTCTGTTTGTAGATGACAACCTTTTCTGCGATCGAAAATACTGCCTGGACTTCTTCAAATTGATTACTCCCCTGAAAAAAAAGTGGTGGATCCAGGCACCCACCAGCCTTCATTCGGACGATGAGCTGATCTCAGCCATGGCTGCTTCCGGCTGCTTTTCGGTCAGCATCGGATTCCAGACTTCTACAAATCTCAATAATCAGAACGAGTCGATCTATCAGAACAATACGGATAATTATCAGAAACTGGTGAAGCTTCTGCACAAGCATGTCATTCTTGTGGATGGCACTTTCATTTTCGGATTCGACGGCGATACTAAGAACATTTTCAAAAATACAGGCAGACTGATCCGCAGGATCGGATTGGACACCTATACTTTTTATTTTCTCACACCCTATCCGGGAACGGATTACTACTCCAGTCTAAAAGCTGAAGGAAGGCTAATTGAAAACAGCACAGCCAGGTTTGACTGGGATCATGTTGTGGTGAAGCCTGAAAAAATGACTGAAAATGAACTGCGACTGGGTGTAAAAAGACTTTACAGAAATCTGGACATGCGTTATTACCTGCAGAGCGCGATCCGAAGATTCAAAATGTATCGGAGGGTTTTCACAACCTGGAGCCTGTTCAAATTTCTGCTGTCACTTTCAAGGAATTACTTGTCGTCACAGATTGACCCTGACTGA
- a CDS encoding pyridoxal-phosphate dependent enzyme, producing the protein MINLKKNKDKYKRAIERAREKKIIIPTLKQQKNPVMIPDKVKLGLKKIGLWDIDPLNLFRISWKNEPKEKGGLHDEVNFLELPSSLTGVQARIFALIGKWFPTGCHKVGASFGCLVPPLITGQFDPSVQKAVWPSTGNYCRGGAYNSRLLGCDSIAILPQGMSSERFEWLKTVATEVIATPGTESNVKEIYDKCHELRATRKDIMIFNQFEEMGNHLWHYEVTGNAMEEVFQNEMGEKGRLAGVCLTSGSAGTLGCGDYLKKQYPGAKIAVGEALQCPTLVYNGYGAHRIEGIGDKHIPWVHNVRNTDLAIAIDDEDSWRLVRLFNDPVGREYMINNGVPEKLVEKLDLLGISGIANLLTAIKFAKYYELTDRDAVFTVCTDSMQMYGSRLLEQKKLEPKYGKPEAARDFHRHLLGLKTDHMLELSYYDRKRIHNLKYYTWVEQQGKTVEELNAQWYDSEYWESIHAQAPEIDKLIDEFNDATGLLKNLK; encoded by the coding sequence ATGATCAATCTTAAAAAGAACAAAGACAAATACAAGCGGGCAATAGAGCGCGCCAGAGAAAAGAAGATTATCATCCCTACCCTCAAGCAGCAGAAAAACCCGGTCATGATTCCGGACAAGGTCAAGCTGGGATTAAAAAAAATAGGACTTTGGGACATCGACCCTCTCAACCTGTTCCGCATCTCCTGGAAAAACGAACCCAAAGAAAAGGGCGGCCTGCACGATGAAGTGAATTTTCTGGAATTGCCTTCCTCCCTGACAGGCGTTCAGGCCAGGATTTTCGCGCTGATCGGTAAATGGTTTCCTACTGGCTGCCATAAAGTGGGAGCATCATTTGGCTGCCTGGTACCACCTCTGATCACCGGACAGTTTGACCCCTCAGTCCAGAAAGCGGTCTGGCCCTCTACCGGCAACTACTGCCGTGGCGGAGCCTATAACTCACGCCTGCTGGGCTGCGATTCGATCGCGATTCTGCCCCAGGGCATGAGCAGCGAAAGATTTGAATGGCTGAAAACAGTGGCTACTGAAGTTATCGCTACTCCGGGTACAGAGAGCAATGTCAAGGAAATCTACGACAAATGCCATGAACTGCGCGCCACCAGGAAAGACATCATGATCTTCAACCAGTTCGAGGAAATGGGGAACCATCTCTGGCATTACGAAGTCACAGGCAATGCCATGGAGGAAGTTTTCCAGAATGAGATGGGAGAGAAAGGCCGCCTGGCAGGTGTGTGCCTGACATCAGGTTCGGCCGGCACGCTCGGCTGCGGAGACTATCTCAAGAAACAATACCCTGGGGCAAAGATTGCAGTGGGCGAAGCGCTGCAGTGCCCGACCCTGGTTTACAACGGTTACGGGGCGCACCGCATCGAAGGCATAGGCGACAAGCACATCCCATGGGTCCACAATGTCAGGAACACTGATCTTGCGATCGCCATCGATGACGAAGATTCCTGGAGGCTGGTGCGGCTCTTCAATGACCCTGTGGGAAGGGAATACATGATCAACAACGGAGTACCCGAAAAACTGGTGGAAAAGCTTGATCTGCTGGGTATTTCGGGTATCGCCAACCTGCTGACTGCGATCAAGTTCGCGAAATATTACGAATTGACGGACCGCGATGCCGTGTTTACGGTCTGCACCGACTCCATGCAGATGTATGGAAGCCGCCTGCTGGAGCAGAAAAAACTGGAGCCAAAGTATGGAAAACCGGAGGCTGCCAGGGATTTTCACCGGCATCTGCTGGGTCTTAAAACCGACCATATGCTGGAGCTTTCGTACTATGACAGGAAGAGAATCCACAATCTTAAATACTACACCTGGGTCGAACAGCAGGGGAAAACTGTGGAAGAACTCAACG